The following proteins are encoded in a genomic region of Portunus trituberculatus isolate SZX2019 chromosome 13, ASM1759143v1, whole genome shotgun sequence:
- the LOC123503035 gene encoding uncharacterized protein LOC123503035 isoform X2, translating to MLSGAGCSKLTSQGTLICSLDSPCLTSLWLCLQKETSHQEQGWRGAGGGGDVALHREQSQPNTAATTAGCHQEQQEERSNMPEEALDGDTEGRSRDDRKESEEDEEASDIARKKDSDSEVEISNENLKDTCVKCELVDFDGIKEGNEDDDDGDDNDYSEGEDSWLNRVQRRRNEEEKDYVWLRVIDKETYLKVMAPVYLLLEARSASPLHVHHVRLAVSHLSRIWPWWAVGVRHRGQERTPWLCVTPAQRPTLQVSGVDEEEDENELWNLIDEQQWRHTKVAEGMLSSITLITHSRLSAAAAAVAAAPHAHRNEDKVPGTSGNPGHSNPTTPSMAEPSQVQRDNIPDLPHKVYLMLGVPCSFVEHVTATAICRTFVTLLDDVLAGRIQEEHKVTPETVSPGEVGGASLESWLAERLEMVAEVKAEGSRSNTEPDGGYPRGEENEDNEYDSWGYMQRAFDSVTSRNFINRCKAERVSYVNGFATCVSAAAAAILTAAAAEERGDQQRQVVTRQRVCEHLRWPAAPLDWQDDESEQEVPPDPCSRPPGVTITAPAGEDSSVFWEAARCVSQQRWGTPAAGKRGATLHILHALVGEEGEDDVPLQRYPTVSLHLCDIQKDESSILSVQRAGNVVGLGPHSLSPLRHFLITHTVNLHLEEATQVLSFSLHHSTLFLSPGTGKRFADEIETALKNSLRQR from the exons ATGTTGTCAGGAGCTGGTTGTTCCAAGCTGACAAGCCAAGGCACGTTAATATGTTCCCTGGATAGCCCATGT CTAACGTCCCTGTGGCTGTGTCTTCAAAAGGAGACCAGCCATCAGGAACAAGGTTGGCGAGGagctggaggtggtggagacgTGGCCCTGCACAGGGAACAGTCTCAACCAAACACGGCAGCAACCACGGCCGGCTGCCACcaggaacagcaggaggagaggagcaacATGCCAGAGGAGGCCCTGGATGGCGACACAGAGGGACGGAGCCGAGATGACAGAAAGGAAagcgaggaggatgaggaggcgtCAGACATTGCCAGGAAgaaagacagtgacagtgaagtgGAGATAAGCAATGAGAACTTGAAAGACACATGCGTGAAATGTGAATTAGTTGACTTTGATGGGATCAAGGAGggtaatgaggatgatgatgatggtgatgataatgattatagtgaaggtgaagattCTTGGCTTAACAGAGTGCAAAGGAGacggaatgaagaggagaaggactaTGTATGGTTAAGAGTGATTGACAAGGAGACTTACCTGAAGGTGATGGCTCCTGTGTACCTGCTGTTGGAAGCCAGGTCAGCATCTCCCCTTCATGTGCACCACGTCAGACTAGCCGTGTCTCACTTGTCCAG AATATGGCCATGGTGGGCAGTGGGTGTGAGGCACCGAGGACAGGAGAGAACTCCATGGCTGTGTGTGACACCAGCCCAGCGACCTACTCTACAG GTGTCTGGtgttgatgaggaggaggatgagaatgaaCTGTGGAATTTGATAGACGAGCAGCAGTGGAGACACACCAAGGTGGCCGAGGGAATGTTGTCCTCCATCACACTCATCACCCACTCCCGCCTGTcagctgctgccgctgccgtgGCCGCTGCTCCCCATGCCCacagaaatgaagacaaagttCCTGGTACAAGTGGCAATCCGGGTCACTCCAATCCCACCACACCCAGCATGGCAGAGCCCAGTCAGGTCCAGAGGGACAACATACCAGACCTGCCACACAAAGTCTACCTCATGCTGGGCGTCCCGTGTTCCTTCGTGGAGCATGTCACCGCCACAGCCATCTGCCGCACCTTCGTCACCCTGCTGGACGATGTCTTGGCGGGGAGAATACAGGAGGAGCACAAGGTGACACCGGAGACTGTTAGTCCAGGAGAGGTGGGTGGTGCCAGCCTGGAGTCCTGGTTGGCAGAGCGGCTGGAGATGGTGGCTGAGGTGAAGGCTGAAGGGAGCCGGAGCAACACTGAGCCTGATGGCGGGTATCCCCGgggggaggaaaatgaggacaaTGAGTATGACAGCTGGGGGTACATGCAGAGAGCCTTTGATTCGGTCACCAGCCGGAACTTCATCAACAGGTGCAAGGCGGAGAGGGTGAGCTACGTCAACGGCTTTGCCACCTGTGTGAGTGCTGCAGCGGCAGCCATTTTGACAGCAGCTGCTGCTGAGGAGCGTGGGGATCAGCAACGGCAGGTGGTGACGAGGCAGCGGGTGTGCGAACATCTGCGCTGGCCGGCTGCCCCCCTGGATTGGCAAGATGATGAGTCAGAGCAGGAGGTTCCACCAGACCCCTGCAGCAGACCACCGGGTGTCACCATCACGGCACCTGCCGGGGAGGACAGCTCCGTGTTCTGGGAGGCAGCGAGGTGTGTCAGCCAGCAGCGTTGGGGCACACCGGCTGCTGGCAAGAGAGGGGCCACACTGCACATTCTCCATGCCCTTGTCGGTGAGGAAGGCGAGGATGACGTACCCCTGCAGCGATACCCCACAGTGAGCCTTCACCTCTGTGATATTCAGAAGGATGAGAGCAGCATTCTCTCAGTGCAGCGTGCAGGGAATGTGGTGGGACTGGggccacactccctctccccgctGCGGCACTTCCTCATCACGCACACCGTCAACCTGCACCTGGAGGAGGCCACTCAGGTCCTTAGCTTTTCCCTTCACCactccactctctttctctccccgggAACTGGGAAAAGGTTTGCCGATGAGATTGAGACAGCTCTCAAGAACTCCCTGAGGCAGCGGTGA
- the LOC123503035 gene encoding uncharacterized protein LOC123503035 isoform X1: protein MIHNWKIHHETSLLKSSSYRKKEIQKQLTSLWLCLQKETSHQEQGWRGAGGGGDVALHREQSQPNTAATTAGCHQEQQEERSNMPEEALDGDTEGRSRDDRKESEEDEEASDIARKKDSDSEVEISNENLKDTCVKCELVDFDGIKEGNEDDDDGDDNDYSEGEDSWLNRVQRRRNEEEKDYVWLRVIDKETYLKVMAPVYLLLEARSASPLHVHHVRLAVSHLSRIWPWWAVGVRHRGQERTPWLCVTPAQRPTLQVSGVDEEEDENELWNLIDEQQWRHTKVAEGMLSSITLITHSRLSAAAAAVAAAPHAHRNEDKVPGTSGNPGHSNPTTPSMAEPSQVQRDNIPDLPHKVYLMLGVPCSFVEHVTATAICRTFVTLLDDVLAGRIQEEHKVTPETVSPGEVGGASLESWLAERLEMVAEVKAEGSRSNTEPDGGYPRGEENEDNEYDSWGYMQRAFDSVTSRNFINRCKAERVSYVNGFATCVSAAAAAILTAAAAEERGDQQRQVVTRQRVCEHLRWPAAPLDWQDDESEQEVPPDPCSRPPGVTITAPAGEDSSVFWEAARCVSQQRWGTPAAGKRGATLHILHALVGEEGEDDVPLQRYPTVSLHLCDIQKDESSILSVQRAGNVVGLGPHSLSPLRHFLITHTVNLHLEEATQVLSFSLHHSTLFLSPGTGKRFADEIETALKNSLRQR from the exons atgatccATAATTGGAAGATCCAtcatgaaacctccctcttgaaaagtTCAAgttatagaaagaaggaaatacaaaagcaa CTAACGTCCCTGTGGCTGTGTCTTCAAAAGGAGACCAGCCATCAGGAACAAGGTTGGCGAGGagctggaggtggtggagacgTGGCCCTGCACAGGGAACAGTCTCAACCAAACACGGCAGCAACCACGGCCGGCTGCCACcaggaacagcaggaggagaggagcaacATGCCAGAGGAGGCCCTGGATGGCGACACAGAGGGACGGAGCCGAGATGACAGAAAGGAAagcgaggaggatgaggaggcgtCAGACATTGCCAGGAAgaaagacagtgacagtgaagtgGAGATAAGCAATGAGAACTTGAAAGACACATGCGTGAAATGTGAATTAGTTGACTTTGATGGGATCAAGGAGggtaatgaggatgatgatgatggtgatgataatgattatagtgaaggtgaagattCTTGGCTTAACAGAGTGCAAAGGAGacggaatgaagaggagaaggactaTGTATGGTTAAGAGTGATTGACAAGGAGACTTACCTGAAGGTGATGGCTCCTGTGTACCTGCTGTTGGAAGCCAGGTCAGCATCTCCCCTTCATGTGCACCACGTCAGACTAGCCGTGTCTCACTTGTCCAG AATATGGCCATGGTGGGCAGTGGGTGTGAGGCACCGAGGACAGGAGAGAACTCCATGGCTGTGTGTGACACCAGCCCAGCGACCTACTCTACAG GTGTCTGGtgttgatgaggaggaggatgagaatgaaCTGTGGAATTTGATAGACGAGCAGCAGTGGAGACACACCAAGGTGGCCGAGGGAATGTTGTCCTCCATCACACTCATCACCCACTCCCGCCTGTcagctgctgccgctgccgtgGCCGCTGCTCCCCATGCCCacagaaatgaagacaaagttCCTGGTACAAGTGGCAATCCGGGTCACTCCAATCCCACCACACCCAGCATGGCAGAGCCCAGTCAGGTCCAGAGGGACAACATACCAGACCTGCCACACAAAGTCTACCTCATGCTGGGCGTCCCGTGTTCCTTCGTGGAGCATGTCACCGCCACAGCCATCTGCCGCACCTTCGTCACCCTGCTGGACGATGTCTTGGCGGGGAGAATACAGGAGGAGCACAAGGTGACACCGGAGACTGTTAGTCCAGGAGAGGTGGGTGGTGCCAGCCTGGAGTCCTGGTTGGCAGAGCGGCTGGAGATGGTGGCTGAGGTGAAGGCTGAAGGGAGCCGGAGCAACACTGAGCCTGATGGCGGGTATCCCCGgggggaggaaaatgaggacaaTGAGTATGACAGCTGGGGGTACATGCAGAGAGCCTTTGATTCGGTCACCAGCCGGAACTTCATCAACAGGTGCAAGGCGGAGAGGGTGAGCTACGTCAACGGCTTTGCCACCTGTGTGAGTGCTGCAGCGGCAGCCATTTTGACAGCAGCTGCTGCTGAGGAGCGTGGGGATCAGCAACGGCAGGTGGTGACGAGGCAGCGGGTGTGCGAACATCTGCGCTGGCCGGCTGCCCCCCTGGATTGGCAAGATGATGAGTCAGAGCAGGAGGTTCCACCAGACCCCTGCAGCAGACCACCGGGTGTCACCATCACGGCACCTGCCGGGGAGGACAGCTCCGTGTTCTGGGAGGCAGCGAGGTGTGTCAGCCAGCAGCGTTGGGGCACACCGGCTGCTGGCAAGAGAGGGGCCACACTGCACATTCTCCATGCCCTTGTCGGTGAGGAAGGCGAGGATGACGTACCCCTGCAGCGATACCCCACAGTGAGCCTTCACCTCTGTGATATTCAGAAGGATGAGAGCAGCATTCTCTCAGTGCAGCGTGCAGGGAATGTGGTGGGACTGGggccacactccctctccccgctGCGGCACTTCCTCATCACGCACACCGTCAACCTGCACCTGGAGGAGGCCACTCAGGTCCTTAGCTTTTCCCTTCACCactccactctctttctctccccgggAACTGGGAAAAGGTTTGCCGATGAGATTGAGACAGCTCTCAAGAACTCCCTGAGGCAGCGGTGA
- the LOC123503035 gene encoding uncharacterized protein LOC123503035 isoform X3 — protein sequence MPEEALDGDTEGRSRDDRKESEEDEEASDIARKKDSDSEVEISNENLKDTCVKCELVDFDGIKEGNEDDDDGDDNDYSEGEDSWLNRVQRRRNEEEKDYVWLRVIDKETYLKVMAPVYLLLEARSASPLHVHHVRLAVSHLSRIWPWWAVGVRHRGQERTPWLCVTPAQRPTLQVSGVDEEEDENELWNLIDEQQWRHTKVAEGMLSSITLITHSRLSAAAAAVAAAPHAHRNEDKVPGTSGNPGHSNPTTPSMAEPSQVQRDNIPDLPHKVYLMLGVPCSFVEHVTATAICRTFVTLLDDVLAGRIQEEHKVTPETVSPGEVGGASLESWLAERLEMVAEVKAEGSRSNTEPDGGYPRGEENEDNEYDSWGYMQRAFDSVTSRNFINRCKAERVSYVNGFATCVSAAAAAILTAAAAEERGDQQRQVVTRQRVCEHLRWPAAPLDWQDDESEQEVPPDPCSRPPGVTITAPAGEDSSVFWEAARCVSQQRWGTPAAGKRGATLHILHALVGEEGEDDVPLQRYPTVSLHLCDIQKDESSILSVQRAGNVVGLGPHSLSPLRHFLITHTVNLHLEEATQVLSFSLHHSTLFLSPGTGKRFADEIETALKNSLRQR from the exons ATGCCAGAGGAGGCCCTGGATGGCGACACAGAGGGACGGAGCCGAGATGACAGAAAGGAAagcgaggaggatgaggaggcgtCAGACATTGCCAGGAAgaaagacagtgacagtgaagtgGAGATAAGCAATGAGAACTTGAAAGACACATGCGTGAAATGTGAATTAGTTGACTTTGATGGGATCAAGGAGggtaatgaggatgatgatgatggtgatgataatgattatagtgaaggtgaagattCTTGGCTTAACAGAGTGCAAAGGAGacggaatgaagaggagaaggactaTGTATGGTTAAGAGTGATTGACAAGGAGACTTACCTGAAGGTGATGGCTCCTGTGTACCTGCTGTTGGAAGCCAGGTCAGCATCTCCCCTTCATGTGCACCACGTCAGACTAGCCGTGTCTCACTTGTCCAG AATATGGCCATGGTGGGCAGTGGGTGTGAGGCACCGAGGACAGGAGAGAACTCCATGGCTGTGTGTGACACCAGCCCAGCGACCTACTCTACAG GTGTCTGGtgttgatgaggaggaggatgagaatgaaCTGTGGAATTTGATAGACGAGCAGCAGTGGAGACACACCAAGGTGGCCGAGGGAATGTTGTCCTCCATCACACTCATCACCCACTCCCGCCTGTcagctgctgccgctgccgtgGCCGCTGCTCCCCATGCCCacagaaatgaagacaaagttCCTGGTACAAGTGGCAATCCGGGTCACTCCAATCCCACCACACCCAGCATGGCAGAGCCCAGTCAGGTCCAGAGGGACAACATACCAGACCTGCCACACAAAGTCTACCTCATGCTGGGCGTCCCGTGTTCCTTCGTGGAGCATGTCACCGCCACAGCCATCTGCCGCACCTTCGTCACCCTGCTGGACGATGTCTTGGCGGGGAGAATACAGGAGGAGCACAAGGTGACACCGGAGACTGTTAGTCCAGGAGAGGTGGGTGGTGCCAGCCTGGAGTCCTGGTTGGCAGAGCGGCTGGAGATGGTGGCTGAGGTGAAGGCTGAAGGGAGCCGGAGCAACACTGAGCCTGATGGCGGGTATCCCCGgggggaggaaaatgaggacaaTGAGTATGACAGCTGGGGGTACATGCAGAGAGCCTTTGATTCGGTCACCAGCCGGAACTTCATCAACAGGTGCAAGGCGGAGAGGGTGAGCTACGTCAACGGCTTTGCCACCTGTGTGAGTGCTGCAGCGGCAGCCATTTTGACAGCAGCTGCTGCTGAGGAGCGTGGGGATCAGCAACGGCAGGTGGTGACGAGGCAGCGGGTGTGCGAACATCTGCGCTGGCCGGCTGCCCCCCTGGATTGGCAAGATGATGAGTCAGAGCAGGAGGTTCCACCAGACCCCTGCAGCAGACCACCGGGTGTCACCATCACGGCACCTGCCGGGGAGGACAGCTCCGTGTTCTGGGAGGCAGCGAGGTGTGTCAGCCAGCAGCGTTGGGGCACACCGGCTGCTGGCAAGAGAGGGGCCACACTGCACATTCTCCATGCCCTTGTCGGTGAGGAAGGCGAGGATGACGTACCCCTGCAGCGATACCCCACAGTGAGCCTTCACCTCTGTGATATTCAGAAGGATGAGAGCAGCATTCTCTCAGTGCAGCGTGCAGGGAATGTGGTGGGACTGGggccacactccctctccccgctGCGGCACTTCCTCATCACGCACACCGTCAACCTGCACCTGGAGGAGGCCACTCAGGTCCTTAGCTTTTCCCTTCACCactccactctctttctctccccgggAACTGGGAAAAGGTTTGCCGATGAGATTGAGACAGCTCTCAAGAACTCCCTGAGGCAGCGGTGA